From a region of the Candidatus Sulfotelmatobacter sp. genome:
- a CDS encoding DUF302 domain-containing protein, which yields MQQKSRYAYRETIDRLTSTITGGGNTIFVTIDQAAAAQSVGLTMRPTTLIVFGNPKGGTPLMEAYPLMALHLPIKLLVWEQNGAVQVAAADMAALAAGVGVPAGEPHVAALDKALATLIGSVAG from the coding sequence ATGCAGCAGAAGAGCCGTTATGCGTATCGTGAGACGATCGATCGGCTGACGTCGACGATCACCGGCGGTGGGAACACCATCTTCGTGACGATCGATCAGGCCGCGGCGGCGCAGAGCGTCGGTCTGACGATGCGGCCGACGACGCTGATCGTCTTCGGCAACCCCAAGGGCGGCACGCCCCTGATGGAAGCGTATCCGCTGATGGCGCTCCACCTGCCCATCAAGCTGTTGGTGTGGGAGCAAAACGGCGCGGTGCAGGTCGCCGCAGCCGACATGGCCGCGCTCGCGGCAGGCGTCGGCGTCCCGGCCGGCGAGCCCCACGTCGCGGCGCTCGACAAAGCGCTCGCGACGCTGATCGGTTCGGTCGCCGGCTAG
- a CDS encoding cupin domain-containing protein, producing the protein MIAHDTLEALFADGAQSAVDPLWTNMHAIVPPVPRPKGVAHVWRYGAIRPLLDRAGRLVSAEDAERRVFMLTNPTLKAPYTTDTLYAGLQLILPGEVARAHRHTSFALRFIVEGEGAYTAVGGEKVLMGRGDLVLTPSFEFHDHGNESDRPMVWLDGLDIPLFHFFPANFAEPWTQPRFPSEPAPADSRLRFPWAQMQARLDDAGGTVELPYEDKRAGGPIARTTAASALRLQPGVPTATVRETSSAIYHVVRGSGRTRVGDQVLEWKERDTFCVPSWQPYAHETDGGEAAYLFRYDDAPAFRALGMYRRDAA; encoded by the coding sequence ATGATCGCTCACGACACGCTCGAGGCGCTGTTCGCCGACGGTGCGCAATCGGCCGTCGATCCGCTCTGGACGAACATGCACGCCATCGTGCCGCCGGTCCCGCGCCCCAAGGGCGTTGCGCACGTCTGGCGCTACGGCGCGATCCGGCCGCTGCTCGATCGCGCCGGCCGGCTGGTCAGCGCCGAGGACGCGGAACGGCGCGTGTTCATGTTGACCAACCCGACGCTGAAGGCGCCGTACACGACCGACACGCTCTACGCCGGGCTGCAGCTCATCCTGCCGGGCGAGGTGGCGCGGGCGCATCGCCACACCTCGTTCGCGCTGCGCTTCATCGTCGAGGGCGAGGGCGCGTACACCGCGGTCGGCGGCGAGAAGGTCCTCATGGGGCGCGGCGATCTCGTGTTGACGCCCTCGTTCGAGTTCCACGACCACGGCAACGAGTCCGACCGTCCGATGGTGTGGCTGGACGGCCTGGACATCCCGCTCTTCCACTTCTTCCCGGCCAACTTCGCCGAGCCGTGGACGCAGCCGCGTTTCCCCTCGGAGCCCGCGCCGGCCGACTCGCGCCTGCGGTTTCCGTGGGCGCAGATGCAGGCGCGGCTCGACGACGCCGGCGGCACCGTCGAGCTGCCGTACGAGGACAAGCGCGCCGGCGGCCCGATCGCGCGCACGACGGCCGCTTCGGCGCTGCGTCTGCAGCCGGGCGTGCCGACGGCCACCGTGCGCGAAACCTCGAGCGCGATCTACCACGTCGTGCGCGGCAGCGGCCGCACGCGCGTCGGCGACCAGGTGCTGGAGTGGAAAGAACGCGACACGTTCTGCGTCCCCTCGTGGCAGCCGTACGCGCACGAGACCGACGGCGGCGAAGCGGCGTATCTGTTCCGCTACGACGACGCGCCGGCGTTCCGCGCGCTGGGCATGTACCGACGCGATGCCGCCTGA
- a CDS encoding sterol desaturase family protein: MSALFAILAVAIVLVVGDFGSTFFYHVPQHVWFKLHLRYHHDNRRSFWDHAIVSRDPWVLLDGFYGCVPYIIVAAACWRLSPVGAIIGLLIGEFHVWWRHTTEIGFRTPAWFRLLTRPTGLVLPEDHNGHHKDPETEFGDIFRFYDAPARVMIAALRAVSGPRAVRVRNAKRAVTAMFIAGFRVAAGRPRRRRVLVRAASRA; the protein is encoded by the coding sequence ATGAGCGCGCTCTTCGCGATCCTCGCCGTGGCGATCGTCCTGGTCGTCGGCGACTTCGGGTCGACCTTCTTCTACCACGTGCCGCAGCACGTCTGGTTCAAGCTCCACCTGCGGTACCACCACGACAACCGCCGCTCGTTCTGGGACCACGCGATCGTCTCGCGCGACCCCTGGGTGCTGCTGGACGGCTTCTACGGCTGCGTCCCCTACATCATCGTGGCAGCGGCTTGCTGGCGTCTCTCGCCGGTCGGAGCGATCATCGGCCTGCTGATCGGCGAGTTCCACGTCTGGTGGCGCCATACGACCGAGATCGGCTTCCGCACGCCGGCCTGGTTCCGGCTGCTGACCCGGCCGACCGGACTGGTGCTGCCCGAGGACCACAACGGGCACCATAAGGACCCGGAGACCGAGTTCGGCGACATCTTCCGCTTCTACGACGCTCCCGCGCGCGTGATGATCGCCGCGCTGCGCGCCGTCAGCGGGCCGCGCGCCGTCCGCGTGCGCAACGCCAAGCGCGCCGTGACCGCGATGTTCATCGCCGGCTTCCGCGTCGCCGCGGGCCGTCCACGCCGCCGCCGCGTGCTGGTGCGCGCGGCCAGCCGGGCCTAG
- a CDS encoding fumarylacetoacetate hydrolase family protein yields the protein MRLALFDDWRLGAVDAAGTSLVDVTAAIPDWSDDELGAGWWVRLVRDFAQRRGAIERLAANPNATAIPLERVRLRASALNPTKIVAAAANYAAHVEEMRGGVLERVAGGVDPALLDFDVFLKAPSALCGPSDRIVLPHGPLVDGKEVHHECELTVVIGERATAVDAADALDHVFGYTIGLDVTVRGKGERVRRKSYDTFAPIGPWVTTADEIPDPMALDIDLTIDGHARQHVNTRDMTVGVADLIAYASAAMTLEPGDLLMTGAPPGVGEIHAGETLVCTVSRIGSFSIGVTAPTHAGGSA from the coding sequence ATGCGCCTGGCACTGTTCGACGACTGGCGGCTGGGCGCCGTCGACGCCGCGGGGACGTCTCTGGTCGACGTGACCGCGGCGATCCCCGACTGGTCCGACGACGAGCTGGGTGCCGGCTGGTGGGTGCGACTGGTGCGCGACTTCGCGCAGCGGCGCGGCGCGATCGAGCGGCTCGCCGCCAACCCCAACGCAACCGCGATCCCGCTCGAGCGCGTACGGCTGCGCGCGTCGGCGCTCAACCCGACCAAGATCGTCGCGGCCGCCGCCAACTACGCGGCACACGTCGAGGAGATGCGCGGCGGCGTGCTCGAGCGCGTCGCCGGCGGCGTCGATCCGGCGTTGCTCGACTTCGACGTCTTCCTCAAGGCGCCGTCGGCGCTGTGCGGCCCGTCCGATCGCATCGTGCTCCCGCACGGGCCGCTGGTCGACGGCAAAGAGGTCCATCACGAGTGCGAGCTGACCGTCGTGATCGGCGAGCGGGCCACCGCCGTCGACGCCGCCGACGCGCTCGACCACGTCTTCGGCTACACGATCGGCCTGGACGTCACCGTGCGCGGCAAGGGCGAGCGCGTGCGTCGCAAGAGCTACGACACCTTCGCGCCGATCGGTCCGTGGGTGACGACCGCCGACGAGATCCCCGATCCGATGGCGCTCGACATCGACCTCACCATCGACGGCCACGCGCGCCAGCACGTGAACACGAGAGACATGACGGTCGGCGTGGCGGATCTGATCGCTTACGCCTCGGCCGCGATGACACTCGAGCCCGGCGATCTGCTGATGACCGGCGCGCCGCCCGGCGTCGGGGAGATCCACGCCGGCGAGACGCTCGTGTGCACGGTCAGCCGCATCGGCTCGTTCTCGATCGGCGTCACCGCGCCGACCCACGCAGGAGGTTCCGCATGA
- a CDS encoding thiolase family protein, translating to MNPVLYDDVWLLGGARTPFVDYNGPVRDVSPTDLGIAAARAALEKTGTDPADVDHVIAASVAQASFDAYCFARHVGLYSGVPIEVPALQVMRVCGSGFETIVNAADALALGRASRALCVGAESMSRNPVVAYTHRGGFKMGQVQFADFLWEATLDTAPGIRMGDTAENLAKQYGLQREEVDAFAADSFARALAGQERGYFDDEVVPLRNATFARDGYEDRTLRLERGTESVARDTHPRPTDAATLGKLKPAFGGVQTGGNSSAIVDGAAGAIVVKGEQDGVLARVAGAVSFGVPPEIMGIGPVPASRAMVAKAGLDLGDIGRWEINEAFGAQILAVERELGIDHECLNVNGGGIAIGHPLAATGVRCTLTLARALRESGERWGIAGACAGGGQGVVILLENPAA from the coding sequence CTTGGGCATCGCGGCGGCCCGCGCCGCGCTGGAGAAGACCGGCACCGACCCGGCCGACGTCGACCACGTCATCGCCGCCAGCGTCGCGCAAGCCTCGTTCGACGCATATTGCTTCGCGCGCCACGTCGGGCTGTACAGCGGCGTGCCGATCGAGGTGCCGGCGCTGCAAGTCATGCGCGTCTGCGGTTCGGGCTTCGAGACGATCGTGAACGCCGCCGACGCGCTGGCGCTCGGGCGCGCCAGCCGCGCGCTGTGCGTCGGCGCCGAGTCGATGTCGCGCAACCCGGTCGTCGCCTACACGCATCGCGGCGGCTTCAAGATGGGTCAGGTCCAGTTCGCCGACTTCTTGTGGGAAGCGACGCTCGACACCGCGCCCGGCATCCGCATGGGCGACACCGCCGAGAACCTGGCCAAGCAATACGGCCTGCAGCGCGAGGAGGTCGACGCCTTCGCCGCCGACAGCTTCGCCCGCGCGCTCGCCGGCCAAGAACGCGGCTACTTCGACGACGAGGTCGTGCCGCTGCGCAACGCGACGTTCGCGCGCGACGGCTACGAAGACCGCACCCTGCGCCTCGAGCGCGGCACCGAGTCGGTCGCGCGCGACACGCACCCGCGTCCGACCGACGCCGCGACGCTGGGCAAGCTCAAGCCCGCGTTCGGCGGCGTGCAGACCGGCGGCAACTCCAGCGCGATCGTCGACGGCGCGGCCGGCGCGATCGTCGTGAAGGGCGAGCAGGACGGCGTGCTGGCGCGCGTCGCCGGTGCCGTCTCGTTCGGCGTCCCGCCCGAGATCATGGGCATCGGCCCCGTCCCGGCCTCGCGGGCGATGGTGGCGAAGGCGGGGCTCGACCTCGGCGACATCGGCCGCTGGGAGATCAACGAAGCCTTCGGCGCGCAGATCCTTGCCGTCGAGCGCGAGTTGGGGATCGACCACGAGTGCCTCAACGTCAACGGCGGCGGCATCGCGATCGGCCACCCGCTGGCCGCCACCGGCGTGCGCTGCACGCTGACGCTGGCGCGCGCGCTGCGCGAGAGCGGCGAACGCTGGGGCATCGCCGGCGCGTGCGCCGGCGGCGGTCAAGGCGTGGTGATCTTGTTGGAAAACCCGGCGGCCTAG
- a CDS encoding thioesterase family protein, with product MPPEPRGRVSRLDLRVRFGETDAFGIVFYPNFFQYFDLATEELWRQSPYDFSAGITGGGIGFPIMETGAKFFAPLHPGDEFTVVTTVTEVRTRGLRVDHEIRRGETLIATGFEVRAHARKLPGEEKLVMEAIPDDLRAWLLPTTADATA from the coding sequence ATGCCGCCTGAGCCACGCGGCCGCGTCTCGCGGCTCGACCTGCGCGTGCGCTTCGGCGAAACCGACGCGTTCGGCATCGTCTTCTATCCGAACTTCTTCCAGTATTTCGATCTGGCGACCGAGGAGCTGTGGCGGCAGAGCCCCTACGACTTCTCGGCCGGGATCACCGGCGGCGGGATCGGCTTTCCGATCATGGAGACGGGCGCGAAGTTCTTCGCACCGCTGCACCCGGGCGATGAGTTCACCGTCGTCACCACGGTGACCGAGGTGCGCACGCGCGGGCTGCGCGTCGACCACGAGATCCGCCGCGGCGAGACGCTGATCGCGACCGGCTTCGAGGTGCGCGCGCACGCGCGCAAGCTGCCCGGCGAGGAGAAGCTGGTGATGGAAGCGATCCCCGACGATCTGCGCGCGTGGCTGTTGCCCACGACGGCGGACGCGACGGCGTGA
- a CDS encoding acetate--CoA ligase family protein: MSRRGLERLFAPRSIAVVGASTAPDKAGHQLLKNLRGFDGALYPINSKADEVLGYRAYPTLAAIGTPVDLVALAIPADACPPALAAADAAGAGGALIAGGGFGESGASGASLQDALATVCRNGSIRLLGPNTAGFANPVAGFAASFAPGLERLPAGRIAVVAQSAGVNITTAFLLQNRGYGARLAVGLGNSVDVTAADVVDWLADDPHTDVIALHLEGIPNGRALTAAIRRAVPAKAVVALTVGRADVATFAQSHTGNLIGDYARKRAALRAAGAVLVETTDDLVDAAIALVHGRIPPTANAGVGLMTAQAGPGLLMLDALRASGVRIPTLGDAAAARIAELLPPMTYVRNPVDTARPAATYPDVLRAIAGDPDVDALAVYTLHEPAAVDPVAVFRAAKAELGVPVVFGTMGIDGDVAPTFAALRELGVAAYPGPERAARAVRALVEDAAGRASVLRARATANAALSGPVRAPLDELGGKALLRAYGIATPRAQACATRAEAHAAFTALAKPVVVKVLNPAILHKTEAGGVHLFVDTPERLDAALDAIDRIDAPAPSRYVVEEMAPPGLELIVGALNDPSFGPTVLIGMGGTQAEALRDTATAPAPLDADDALALLGSLRTAALLDGWRGAPAVDRRALADAIVAVGRLIAAHPEVAELDVNPLRAYPGGVLALDAAVVLAPGTSKASVVAPA, from the coding sequence GTGAGCCGGCGTGGCCTCGAGCGGCTGTTCGCGCCGCGGTCGATCGCCGTCGTCGGCGCCTCGACCGCACCCGACAAAGCCGGTCACCAACTGCTCAAGAACCTGCGCGGCTTCGACGGCGCGCTGTATCCGATCAACTCGAAGGCCGATGAGGTCCTCGGCTACCGCGCCTATCCGACCTTGGCCGCGATCGGGACGCCGGTCGATCTGGTCGCGTTGGCGATTCCGGCCGACGCGTGTCCGCCCGCGCTGGCCGCCGCCGACGCGGCCGGCGCCGGCGGCGCGCTGATCGCCGGCGGCGGCTTCGGCGAGAGCGGCGCGTCGGGTGCCTCGTTGCAGGACGCGCTGGCCACGGTCTGCCGCAACGGGTCGATCCGCTTGTTGGGCCCGAACACGGCCGGTTTCGCCAACCCCGTCGCCGGCTTCGCCGCGTCGTTCGCGCCCGGCCTCGAACGACTGCCGGCCGGCCGCATCGCCGTCGTCGCGCAGAGCGCGGGCGTCAACATCACGACCGCGTTCTTGCTGCAGAACCGCGGCTACGGCGCGCGGCTGGCAGTCGGTTTGGGCAACAGCGTCGACGTCACCGCCGCCGACGTCGTCGACTGGTTGGCCGACGATCCGCACACGGACGTGATCGCGCTGCACCTCGAGGGGATCCCCAACGGACGCGCACTGACCGCGGCGATCCGCCGTGCGGTACCGGCGAAAGCGGTCGTCGCGCTGACCGTCGGCCGCGCCGACGTCGCGACCTTCGCGCAGTCGCACACCGGCAACCTGATCGGCGACTACGCGCGCAAACGCGCGGCGCTGCGCGCTGCCGGCGCCGTGCTGGTCGAGACGACCGACGACCTGGTCGACGCGGCCATCGCACTCGTCCACGGCCGCATCCCGCCGACCGCGAACGCCGGCGTCGGGCTGATGACGGCGCAAGCGGGACCGGGGCTGCTGATGCTGGACGCGCTGCGCGCGAGCGGCGTGCGGATTCCGACGCTCGGCGACGCGGCGGCGGCGCGCATCGCCGAGCTGCTGCCGCCGATGACCTACGTGCGCAACCCCGTCGACACGGCGCGCCCGGCGGCGACGTATCCCGACGTGCTGCGCGCCATCGCCGGCGACCCCGACGTCGATGCGCTCGCGGTCTACACGCTGCACGAGCCGGCCGCCGTCGATCCGGTCGCGGTCTTTCGCGCCGCGAAAGCCGAGCTCGGCGTGCCCGTCGTGTTCGGCACGATGGGAATCGACGGCGACGTCGCACCGACCTTCGCCGCACTGCGCGAGCTCGGGGTCGCGGCGTATCCCGGCCCCGAACGTGCGGCGCGCGCGGTGCGCGCGCTGGTCGAGGACGCCGCGGGACGCGCCTCGGTGCTGCGCGCCCGAGCGACGGCGAACGCCGCGCTTTCGGGGCCGGTGCGCGCACCGCTCGACGAGCTCGGCGGCAAGGCGCTGCTGCGCGCGTACGGCATCGCGACGCCGCGCGCGCAGGCGTGCGCGACGCGCGCCGAGGCGCACGCGGCCTTCACCGCGCTGGCCAAACCGGTCGTCGTCAAGGTGCTCAACCCGGCGATCCTCCACAAGACGGAAGCCGGCGGCGTGCACCTGTTCGTCGATACGCCGGAACGGCTCGACGCCGCGCTGGACGCGATCGATCGCATCGACGCGCCGGCCCCGTCGCGCTACGTCGTCGAGGAGATGGCGCCGCCGGGCCTCGAGCTGATCGTGGGCGCGCTCAACGACCCCTCGTTCGGCCCGACGGTGCTGATCGGGATGGGCGGTACGCAAGCCGAGGCGCTGCGCGACACGGCGACCGCACCGGCACCGCTCGACGCCGACGACGCGCTGGCGCTGCTGGGCTCGCTGCGCACGGCCGCGCTGCTCGACGGGTGGCGCGGCGCGCCGGCGGTCGATCGCCGCGCCCTCGCCGACGCGATCGTCGCGGTCGGCCGGCTCATCGCCGCACACCCCGAGGTCGCCGAGCTCGACGTCAACCCGCTGCGCGCGTATCCGGGCGGCGTGCTCGCCCTCGACGCCGCGGTCGTGCTCGCACCAGGCACCAGCAAGGCAAGCGTCGTAGCCCCGGCCTGA